A single window of Desulfovibrio sp. G11 DNA harbors:
- a CDS encoding aminotransferase class I/II-fold pyridoxal phosphate-dependent enzyme — protein sequence MEEFSRIRRLPPYVFAVVGDLKMQLRRQNIDIVDFSMGNPDIPTPAPIVEKLTEAAAKPINHRYSLSRGIPNLRKAVCDRYKRHFGVELDPNSEAIVTMGSKEGLAHLSLAMLEPGDVVLAPDPTYPIHKYAPVIAGADVRSVPIGSGRDFFEDLEAAMRHAWPKPKLLFLCYPHNPTTEVTDLAFFERIVDFAKANNIWVIHDLAYADLVFDGYKAPSFLQAKGAKDVGVEFYTLSKSYSMPGWRVGFCLGNKQLIHALGRIKSYLDYGIFQPVQIAATVALNGSEDCVNNICNIYKERRDRLVDGLNRIGWEVPSPKATMFVWARIPEAFRKMGSVEFSKLLLTEAHVAVSPGLGFGSYGDEFVRFALIENEHRTRQAISSMRKLLSGTSD from the coding sequence ATGGAAGAGTTTTCACGCATTCGCCGTCTGCCCCCCTACGTTTTCGCCGTGGTGGGGGACCTCAAGATGCAACTTCGTCGGCAGAATATCGACATCGTGGACTTCAGCATGGGCAACCCGGACATTCCCACGCCCGCCCCCATTGTGGAAAAGCTCACCGAGGCCGCAGCCAAGCCCATCAACCACCGCTACTCCCTTTCCCGTGGCATCCCCAACCTGCGCAAGGCCGTCTGTGACCGCTACAAGCGCCACTTCGGCGTGGAGCTTGACCCGAACAGCGAAGCCATTGTGACAATGGGTTCCAAGGAAGGACTGGCCCACCTTTCGCTGGCCATGCTTGAACCGGGCGATGTGGTGCTTGCACCGGACCCCACCTACCCCATTCACAAATACGCGCCCGTCATCGCAGGCGCGGATGTGCGCAGCGTGCCCATTGGTTCCGGCCGCGACTTTTTTGAAGACCTTGAGGCCGCCATGCGGCATGCCTGGCCCAAGCCCAAGCTGCTTTTCCTCTGCTACCCGCACAATCCCACCACCGAGGTGACGGACCTGGCTTTTTTTGAAAGGATTGTCGACTTCGCCAAGGCCAACAACATCTGGGTCATCCACGATCTGGCCTACGCGGACCTGGTGTTTGACGGCTACAAAGCCCCGAGCTTCCTGCAGGCCAAGGGGGCCAAGGACGTGGGCGTGGAGTTTTACACCCTGTCCAAAAGCTATTCCATGCCAGGCTGGCGCGTGGGCTTCTGCCTGGGCAACAAGCAGCTTATTCACGCTCTTGGCCGCATCAAGAGCTATCTTGACTACGGCATCTTCCAGCCCGTGCAGATCGCTGCTACCGTGGCGCTCAACGGTTCCGAAGACTGTGTGAACAATATCTGCAACATTTATAAGGAGCGGCGCGACCGCCTCGTTGACGGCCTGAACCGCATAGGTTGGGAGGTTCCCTCGCCCAAGGCCACCATGTTCGTATGGGCGCGCATACCCGAAGCCTTCCGCAAGATGGGTTCGGTGGAGTTTTCCAAGCTGCTGCTTACAGAGGCCCATGTGGCGGTTTCTCCGGGGCTGGGCTTCGGCTCTTACGGAGACGAGTTTGTCCGTTTTGCCCTTATCGAAAACGAACACCGCACACGGCAGGCCATCAGCAGCATGCGCAAACTGCTGTCGGGCACGTCCGACTAG
- a CDS encoding homoserine dehydrogenase — MTKNSDKPLVVGLAGFGTVGGGLVRLLEENADLIRRRSGRDILIRKVLVRNAKKARSVPLPEGAELTTNPRDLTDDPQIDVLVELMGGIDHARDLIDRALDQGKHIVTANKALLAEEGLSLFQKADRKKRILRYEASVAGAVPIVEALKESLTGNRIQSLMGILNGTSNYILSEMTSNGLDFDVALKQAQQLGYAEADPTLDIDGHDAAHKLILLIRLAFGANYPYTALSVRGIRGLSALDIRLAREFGYRIKLIGQVRQVPCPEEKIGGNDCGEGPVRLEAGVFPALVYHKYLLARVGGAYNAVRVDANASGPLFFHGRGAGDMPTAGAVLADLLAVARDERPNNTGFVGKELPKAAIVPPEEWRSCYYVRVMVQDAPGVLRDLSGCMAAEGISMAQVIQKSDEGQGVPLVFMTHETTAQAMSDALQRTLDAGLLKEPAVYFRVLGGE; from the coding sequence ATGACCAAGAACAGCGACAAGCCACTTGTAGTGGGTCTGGCCGGATTCGGCACAGTAGGCGGCGGCCTCGTGCGCCTGCTTGAAGAAAACGCGGACCTCATCCGCCGCCGCTCGGGTCGGGATATCCTGATCAGAAAGGTGCTCGTGCGCAATGCCAAAAAGGCGCGCAGCGTCCCCCTGCCCGAAGGGGCCGAACTGACCACCAATCCGCGTGATCTTACGGACGATCCGCAGATAGACGTGCTGGTAGAGCTTATGGGTGGCATTGACCACGCCCGCGACCTCATCGACCGCGCCCTGGACCAGGGCAAGCACATCGTCACGGCCAACAAGGCGCTGCTGGCCGAAGAAGGCCTTTCCCTCTTTCAGAAGGCTGACCGCAAAAAACGCATTTTGCGCTACGAGGCCAGCGTGGCCGGAGCCGTACCCATTGTGGAAGCCCTCAAGGAAAGCCTCACAGGCAACCGCATCCAGTCTCTCATGGGCATTCTGAACGGCACGAGCAACTACATCCTGTCCGAAATGACCTCCAACGGGCTGGATTTTGACGTTGCCCTCAAGCAGGCCCAACAACTGGGGTATGCCGAGGCCGATCCCACACTGGACATTGACGGGCATGATGCGGCCCACAAGCTGATTCTGCTTATCCGCCTTGCCTTCGGGGCCAATTATCCCTACACAGCCCTTTCTGTACGGGGCATTCGTGGCCTTTCAGCCCTGGACATCCGGCTGGCCCGGGAATTCGGCTACCGCATAAAGCTCATCGGCCAGGTGCGGCAGGTTCCCTGCCCCGAAGAAAAAATCGGTGGCAATGACTGCGGCGAAGGCCCGGTGCGCCTTGAAGCCGGTGTTTTTCCGGCCCTTGTGTATCACAAGTACCTGCTGGCCCGCGTGGGCGGCGCGTACAATGCCGTGCGGGTGGATGCCAACGCCTCGGGACCTCTCTTTTTCCACGGGCGCGGCGCGGGCGACATGCCCACCGCAGGGGCCGTGCTGGCCGACCTGCTGGCCGTAGCCCGCGATGAGCGCCCCAACAATACGGGCTTTGTGGGCAAGGAACTGCCCAAGGCTGCCATTGTGCCGCCCGAAGAATGGCGCTCGTGCTACTACGTGCGCGTTATGGTGCAGGATGCCCCGGGTGTGCTGCGCGATCTTTCGGGCTGTATGGCCGCAGAAGGCATCAGCATGGCCCAGGTCATCCAGAAATCTGACGAGGGCCAGGGCGTGCCCCTTGTTTTCATGACTCACGAAACTACAGCCCAGGCCATGAGCGACGCCCTGCAGCGCACTCTTGACGCCGGGCTGCTCAAAGAACCCGCGGTGTATTTCCGTGTGCTGGGTGGTGAATGA
- a CDS encoding ATP-grasp domain-containing protein codes for MIILDQPYVSPELAAYAANRQEPVLDNEMARACAAELEAQGGPALNIVSEDRFAALLREGQDSKDAAPPRLYTCSENSLAWVTDHCAPPLARAIEKLKNKALTRELLRPLDQDYYYRRLDFAQMQALPFDELRTPCILKPAVGFFSLGVYRINNADDWQAAKAAIAEESSRWSEQYPQSVVDGDDWLLEEYIEGDEFAVDVYFDQNGRAVICNILHHEFASADDVSDRLYYTSASIIRDRLEEFENWFNRVNAILGLRNFPTHVELRRSDSGRILPIEFNPLRFAGWCSTDVSLFAWGFHSYGCFLEGTRPCWEEALKGKEGRLYTFMALNKPANCPPVRDFDYEALCRRFAKVLRMRKNDYSRYGLFGFLYTETPENQREELDYIASSDLMEFASF; via the coding sequence ATGATAATTCTCGATCAACCGTATGTTTCGCCGGAGCTGGCGGCCTATGCCGCCAACCGGCAGGAACCTGTGCTGGATAACGAAATGGCCCGCGCCTGCGCGGCCGAGCTTGAAGCCCAGGGCGGCCCTGCTCTCAACATCGTGTCTGAAGACCGTTTTGCCGCCCTGCTGCGCGAGGGGCAAGACAGCAAAGACGCCGCCCCTCCACGTCTGTACACCTGCTCTGAAAATTCCCTTGCCTGGGTGACGGACCACTGTGCGCCACCTTTGGCCCGCGCCATTGAAAAACTCAAAAACAAGGCCCTTACCCGCGAACTGCTCCGCCCCCTGGATCAGGATTATTATTACCGCCGCCTTGATTTCGCGCAGATGCAGGCCCTGCCCTTCGACGAACTGCGTACGCCCTGCATCCTCAAGCCCGCTGTGGGCTTTTTCAGCCTCGGCGTTTACCGCATCAACAATGCGGACGACTGGCAGGCCGCAAAAGCAGCCATTGCCGAAGAATCCTCCCGCTGGTCCGAGCAATACCCGCAGTCTGTGGTTGACGGCGATGACTGGCTGCTGGAAGAATACATCGAGGGCGACGAATTTGCCGTTGACGTGTACTTTGACCAGAACGGCCGCGCCGTCATCTGCAATATCCTGCACCACGAGTTCGCCAGCGCCGATGACGTGAGCGACCGCCTGTACTACACCAGCGCGTCCATCATCCGCGACCGTCTGGAAGAATTTGAAAACTGGTTCAACAGGGTCAACGCCATCCTGGGATTGCGCAACTTTCCAACGCATGTGGAGTTGCGCCGCAGCGATTCCGGGCGCATTCTACCCATAGAATTCAACCCGTTACGCTTTGCCGGCTGGTGCAGCACAGACGTGAGCCTTTTTGCCTGGGGCTTCCACTCCTACGGCTGCTTTCTTGAAGGCACGCGCCCCTGCTGGGAAGAGGCCCTCAAGGGCAAAGAAGGCAGACTCTATACCTTCATGGCCCTGAACAAACCCGCCAACTGCCCGCCAGTGCGCGATTTTGATTATGAAGCCCTGTGCCGCCGCTTTGCAAAGGTGCTGCGCATGCGCAAAAACGACTATTCCCGCTACGGCCTGTTTGGCTTTTTGTATACCGAAACCCCCGAAAACCAGCGGGAAGAACTGGACTATATCGCCAGTTCCGACCTGATGGAATTCGCGAGTTTCTGA